The following nucleotide sequence is from Chelonia mydas isolate rCheMyd1 chromosome 5, rCheMyd1.pri.v2, whole genome shotgun sequence.
gcaggagaaggggtggcaTCCAGGGTTGCTCCCACCAGGAATGATGAGATCCCAGAGCATCTTCCCTGCCCCTTTGGGAGAAGGGGTTAGTGTAAGGGCGTACTGGAGAACCCTGCACTGAAATGGAAGCAGCAGAAGGTAGGTCATCATCAACATCCTCTTTTTCTAATGGGGGAATTCCTACAGAAAAGGGGGGCAATGGTACCAGGGACACAAAAAAGATCCAGAGACCAAGAGGTTCTCGGTAGCAAAAGATATTCACTACCTTCTGGAGACTCTGGTTGAGCAGTCACTGCCAAGTCTTTCTAGTATCTGAAGTCCTGTGGTACTGAATGGTGCTGTTTATCCTTGTCCAATGGCACCAGAAGCTTAAGGGGCTTTGAAGCTGGCATCGAAGAGGTTGGAGGCTTACATGGTATTGTGATACTTGGTAAGGGCATCGAGAGACGAGTCAGAGTTGACAGCATAGATCTTCTATGTTCGGTGCTGTCCCCAGCCAAGGGTGCCAGGGTCTTCCTAGAGCACTGTTTAGCCTTAGAGCTGTGTTTTCTAACATCCTCCCCCCAGAGGGGCCTTTCCCCTATACAGTACCGAGCCTCAAGGAAGACCTTTTTGAGGCTATAGATCTGGCTGGAGACCGAGGTCTTTTTGAGGGAGAATCCCTGGGAGGGGAATTAGATCTCCTCTTCTGAGAGGATTTGGGAGGAGGGCTCCGAGCATTTCTTCCTGCTAGGAAAATGCTGCACCAAGGTGGATGGGGCACTAGAAACTCCTGGAGACTGATGTTCAGAGGGGTCTTGACCTGGTTccaaaggagggcagagggcacacTTAATCATGAGGAGTTGAAGTTTGACTTCTTAGTTATTCCAAACCCTAGATTTCAGGGCTAGATGGAAGTTGCACTTCTGTGGCATATACGACTGGCCCAGGCAGTGAATGCCTGTTATCAACTGGGATGGCCACTTTACACAAGAGGCAGTGTTTAAACTCCAGTGAACCAGGCACATGCCTCACAGGGAGAATTTCCCTGATGAGAACAGAACAAGTCTTCATAACCAAAAGgagagggttgttttgttttgaacacTAAGCTAACTACAACTAACAAGCCAGTTAACTAAACTAAAGAGAAGCTCCATAAACGCCGAAGTAGGCGAGAAATAAACATGCTAGCTCCGTCTCGAGCtgaggtggttgagaaggaaccgAGGGGGAGGTTTACCCACACAGCCTGATATAACCTCAGTGCAGGGCAAAGGATACCAACAGCACATGCCCAGGCCAAGTGGACACTGCTAatgaaaatctccaatcaaggATGCATTAGGCACATGTGCACCAAgagtggagcactcatagggatactactcaaagaagaactaaacTTTTTTATAGTACTAGTCTTAAGGAAAATTGGCAGAAATGTATCTGGTACAAAAATGCTGTGATTACAACCTGAAAATGTAATCATCTTTAAGAATCTTTAGTTCCTCTCCCCCATCAATTTGTGAGAGTTTCATTTTAGTTTTATCATAATAGTCTTTGAATAAAAATAAGTTATACAGATAATATTGTACTATGAAGCAAAAACAGAAGAAACTTTCCCATATGGATTGTCTTTATGCATGGGTTTTAATTACTAAACATTCGGTagcctatatttttaaataaactttaaataaaatccctACCCTATTAGGAGAATAGaagtttttgttttctcctcttattgttttaattaaaaaaaaaagaagaagaaaaagaaaggataAATATCCAGTTCCCGCAAAAAGGACACTATTCAATTTGAAATTCCTGTGGTGTTGCATTCTGGGCAGCAATCCTGGGTGATGGGTGAACCCTGggctcggggaggctagcccccagccactccttctgcccgaggccccacccccccactcccatctccACCCCCGGCACATGGGGTGGAGTCCCTGGCTGCAGGCCAGCCACAGCGGAAGAGCCCCACGCAGCACAGCGCCACAAACCAGGAGGGGGCCTGGAGGTGGAGCTTGGGCAGGGCCACGcaaggctgtttgcggaggctcagcctccccccgCCTTTGATACCCGTCGCCCATTGCAGCATTTGTTGCATGTAAAAGGGAAAGATTCACATGCTGTGCAAAGCACCCCTAAAGAAGCTCCCTTTTTTCATGCCATACTGCTCCctcaaattttctttttaaggagGGTACTCACTTTAAGACCTTTAGGTTTCATGCTAAGCAGAATAACTGCATCAACACTCTTCCCATAAGCCTAATTACCATATGATACTCAAGTGGTGCTGAGTCTTCTGCTTCTGAGAGAAGACTGGTGGGAAGTAACTCTTTAGAATGGGGTGCAGTATGCACAGCTGAATAGCACAGGTCTATGCAGCCCCCCATGAGTCAGTAATAGCAGAGGCAAAGTTAGAGAGCTCTAAAATGCACAAAATACagaagtttttcttttctctttgttcctattattttaaacaaatccaACTCTACAGTTTCTCTTCCATAAAAACATCTCCGCAGGCTAGATCTTCGGGTGGTGtaagttggcatagctccactgaagtcactaacTTACACCAGCCAAGAATCTGGATCCTTACTCCTATAAATAAATTGGAATTTGTTGTTTTAAGAGTTTTTAAGAAAGAGGTTGATGCAAATATTTCACAACTTACAATGATACCCACTAAAACCTAACACACACAGTTCTGTTTTGGGGATTTTCTGAGAGACTTCTACAGAATGAAAAAGGTTACTTTGAATAAGCTCATGGTTCACATTCCTGCCATTTTCATGAATTTGCCACACACAAAAAGTTGCATGTTACCAGCATAAAATAACAACATTTCAGTATAATgaggtgcttttgtttttaagtagaGGAACAATATATTTAGTAGAAGCTGCTGCAGCTAAAAAAGCTTCACAGTAACAGGTAATAGATACAGTAGTAAACTCTTAGTACAATAGCTATATTTCTGGAGACATTTCAATTTTCTTAGGATTTAACTGAAAATTCTTTAAAGCTCATACTTTCCTGCAGCAAATAAGCCTTTAACAcaattgtttaaatattaaattaatatttattagtATTAAATAATGCAaaccttggttagtctctaaggtgccacaagtactccttttctttttgcaaactttcTGTAATTTCACAGACACAGTACTCCTAAACtaattgttttctcttttctaacCAAAAATCCCAGATAAGAGTTGTTTGGAAATTGAATATCAGGCAACTATGCAAGAGCAGTGCTTGGAATACATTTTACtaaatagcaggtttcagagtagcagccgtgttagtctgtatccgcaaaaagaaaaggagtacttggggcaccttagagactaacaaatttatttgagcataagctttcgtgagctacagctcacttcatcggatgcattcagtggaaaatatagtggggagatttatatacacagagaacatgaaacaatgggtgttaccatacacactgtaacgagagtgatcaggtaaggtgagcgtcctgctggtaatagctcaccttacctgatcactctcgttacagtgtgtatggtaacacccattgtttcatgttctctgtgtatataaatctccccactatattttccactgaatgcatccgatgaagtgagctgtagctcacaaaagcttatgctcaaataaatttgttagtctctaaggtgccacaagtactccttttctttttactaaatagCAGTCACTGTTCAAACTTAAGTGTTCCCAGACAATCAGTAGCACatcctgaaaaaacaaaaagagcacTATTTTTCCAGCCAGTTGAGTACAAGAAGTTAGACTCAACTGAGGTAAACTaacaagttacaaaaaacagCTGTTAGATATTTCTCAGAAGTGATATACAGCACTGAATTCTTactaatacttagcacttctgtagtgctttacatcttcaaagtgctgtgcaaatgTTAATTATAGAAAGAAAGTTGGTGCTCAAAGAGAGAGCATATTTCCCAAAGTGGAGGGTGACCAGAGGAATGGCACTACTATAGCAGAGATAAtggcaggaggaggaaatttaaatatttaggaATGACTGAATTTTATATATTAATTAGCTATTACAGAACTGACATTGAACACTACAGATGTCATGAAGAGGATGTCTGGAAATTACATCAACACCTTTCAGACAACAGATTTCTGTAGCCACAAATAATCAATTCTGGAATTATAAATGGCTCCATGGCTTCAGATTGCCTAATTTAGAAATCATGAGGAATGCACAGGGATCAGCTTCTCTGTAATCTTTAAAACAGGTGACTTCCAAGGACTACTATCCTTAGACATCAATGCGAATTCCATGTTTTATAGACATTAGTTCTCCAGTACCTGTTAAATACATAACAAATGAACACAGATGAGGTAAAGATGCTGTGATTGCCACATAAAGCCAGTATGGCAAGGGAGCAGTTTTTCCAAACGGACAGATCCAAAGGCCATGACGAATTCCATCACGGACATGGTGAGAAGTCCAGGATATACACAACATCCAGGGAAGAAAGCACCATGAGTCCTTAAGCCTGAAAAGGTGCATAATAAATTTTAATGTCACAGCCACAACAGGAATCACAGTAGAACAATGAAGAAGTGGTCTTTGTGGAAGAGTCAGAGCAGCCTgtggaaaggaaaaaatacagtTGGCAACCAGCACCATCATGACAAGGTAAAAATACTTCTTGGATGTTTACAGATAAAATATCAAGTGAACAAAAACCATTTGTTTCCCACAGAAGTGCAAATAAAAGCTGTTTTTCCTATTATCTTTATTCATTTCTCCCTCTCAAGATTTGAGACAACTGTTCTtatccagagtagcagccgtgttagtctgtattcgcaaaaagaaaaggagtacttgtggcaccttagagactaaccaatttatttgagcataagctttcgtgagctacagctcacttcatcggatgcatcatgcatccgatgaagtgagctatagctcatgaaagcttatgctcaaataaactggttagtctctaaggtgccacaagtactccttttctttttgttcttattcAGTATGCTGCTGTGGTGAAATTCAATATACAGCatataaaacaaacaggaaatacaCAACTGTACaatatactatttaaaaaaaccacccaaacGCATCttgtattaaattaaatttactgtgctgaaatatattgatttgtcAATATTAGATATACCTTATTTAATATAGTAATAATTTCTAACAAAGCAAAATGAATAAAATCCAATTAAAAACACCCACCAGCTCATTTTGGCTGTCTTCTTGTCTCAGTATTCCTTGTTTATGGACaaagaacattttcaaatgctAAAAATTGTTTACATGTATAGTTAAGGTCAACATGAAATTTTTTAAGATCAATTGTTGGCTAATAACCATCACATTGAACTTGCTTAATATTAACTCAGTTCAATAACAAGAGGATATTGGTTTCTGTTGAGGTATTTGTCAAGATAGAATAATAAAAGTGTGAGATTTTGCTTAAGGTGAGATCAAATGGACTGTTTGTCACAAGAGGATCAATAAATGTTCACCATGTATGTATGTACTGGGGAAGACATTGCAAATGTGCCTATTAGAAATACCTAAAACTTTCTCCGTTATGTGTGCAGCCACACATTTCTTTAGCATAGCAATTTTTTAATATtctaaaagggaaagaaaaacagcAGTTCAAAAGAACTACTGATCTCTCATGCAATCCGGAAGCAAGGATTTGCATCTCCTCTGACTGGCTGCAACATGAATTCAGGTAGAACTTATTAACAAGACAGGATGTGTTCACTCTAATGGAATGCCTTGTGTATAACCCCTCCGGATTCCTGAAGAGGATTTTGGAACAACTAAAAAAGAAACTACCCAGAGAATCTTTCCCAGGTTTTACATAGAGCTCACTATATGTTGGGATAGGAGTTTGGGAGTTAATCATTGCTTTGTGACTATCCATGTAGGTTAAAACATGATCAATAAAGCTAACACACATGTACACTTCAATACAGAGTCTCCGTACTTTGATTTAAGGAGCTCTcaaaaatctattaatttttataattgtttttatAGAATGTAAATTGCACACAAAAGTCCAAGACGGGCACTCAacaaatttaaatagaaaataaaaacgATACTATTCAAGACTTcagagcaagttaaaaaaaatagaaactttGTCTTGCCATGTGACTACAGCCCTTCAGTAGCAAGAATGTTCTTTTTTCTATATAACAAATGGTAATGGCAAGGTTCCAAAGAACCTTTGTCCACGTGCAGACAGACCACTAGCAAAAGCTGATCAGttatcctagaatcatagaagatttgggttggaacagacctcaggaggtcatctagtccaatccctgctcaaagcaggattaacaccaactaaatcatcccagccagggccttgtcaagctgggtcttaaaaacctctaaggatggagattccaccacctccctattctagtgcttcaccaccctcctagtgaaatagtgtttcctaatatccaacctagacctcccccactgcaacttgagaccactgctccttgttctgtcatctgccaccactgggaatggccgagctccatcctctttggaaccccccttcaggtagttgaaagcagatatcaaatcccccctcactcccctcttctgtagactaaacaagcccagtctcctcagcctctcctcttaagtcatgtgacccagccccctgatcattttcgttgccctccactggactctctccaatttgtctatgtcCTTTCCGTAGTGGAgggctcaaaactggacgcaatactccagatgtggcctcaccagtgccgaatggagggaataatcacttccctcgatctgctggcaatgctcctatcaAGTTATTTAGTGTTTTGTGGTGATCAAGAAAGAGTAGGCTGTACTGTGTGATCTCATCAACATGACCAGTTTCCTACAGAAGAAGCTTGCATGTGAAGGCATCAGCAGAAGAGGATATAGGGTGGGAAAGGGGGATGAGGAAGGAAACAGCAGGGACCACTGTTGAACAAAGTCCCCTTATTACTGCTGATTTTGTTCCCATAAAACCAGACAGAAGCACTAACAGGAATACTAGCAGACATCTTTAGGAAAGAGTGACACAGAGCTGGCAGCAAGCATATTGGGCCTTTCAGGGTGAGGGGGCTTATTTCTTGTTAAGCTAAAGATCCAGAGTAGGTTTGGTGGTTATGGAGAACAaagctgcaggatcaggattCATACGGATTTAATCTATA
It contains:
- the TMEM267 gene encoding transmembrane protein 267, with amino-acid sequence MLFAMASETEKAHALLQTFSTASVISSLGLGMFCFIADRLLQFPFIQQHDWLRALSDNGVHGVVGVWSWVIVIGLRKKSDFSEVILAGFLSSVIDVDHFFLAHSLSLQAALTLPQRPLLHCSTVIPVVAVTLKFIMHLFRLKDSWCFLPWMLCISWTSHHVRDGIRHGLWICPFGKTAPLPYWLYVAITASLPHLCSFVMYLTGTGELMSIKHGIRIDV